TCTTGCATTCGTCGGGCGGTCCACTTCGCCGAGGCGACCAAGGTCTCGGGGGGATAGCCCGGGAAGCTGACCGAAGGGATCCGTGCATAATCCGAAAGCTCCTGCACGAAACGTTCGAAATTCGACTCGATGTAAGCAATGGCTTGATCAATGGAAGACATGGAGGCACGTTACGATAAAGCCAAACCGGACGGCAAATCATTCCCAGGAGGAGCCAAGATGCCCTACATCAAGATGGAACAGCGTCAAAAACTCGACGATGGAGCCATGCCGCAGGACGCCGGCGAGCTGAACTACGCCATGACGCGGCTCGTCCACCGCTATCTCGAAGCGAAGGGCCTGCGCTATTCAACCTTGAATGAAATCATGGGAGTGTTCAGCTGCGCGGCGCAGGAATTCTACCGCCGTTGGGCCATTCCCTACGAAGATTCGAAAATCCGGGAGAACGGCGACGTGGCCCCGAAAATCGGCAATTCCGCCCCTTAAAATGAGGATTTCTCAAAAGCGCTTTTCATTTTGAAAAATTCACAGCTTATCCACAGGCGCTAAGCTGGGGATATTCTTCACTTTCAAAATTATTATCCACAGAGTTATTGGCACGCTGTTTGTAACTTATATCGCTTGTAACGTATGGCAATGCCAAGAAAGGAGGCCATATGAATCAGGGTAAGTTCCAAGCACTGGCCGATCGATTGGGCCAGCGACGTGAAAAAAACCTGCGGGAGCGGCGTCCTATGCCGCATTACGAGCCGATCTTTCGCGATTTCGATGTCGAGGAAGTCCGGCCTTCGAAACAGCTCTCCCTCACCTTCGAAGAGCTCAATCCGGTCCTGGAAGTCTACCAACGCTTCGACTCCCGGGCTCGCGAGATCGAGTGGTCGGTCTACGGCGGCAATGGCGAGTTCCTGCTCCAGTTCGGATGCCGGCTCGACGGCGGAGTCTATGAGATCCACAGCATCCACCCGGAGCTGCTGCAAAGCCGGGAGGAGATGCGAGGTTATCTCGAGGAGCTGAACCGCCGTCTGGCCACCCTCTACCCGGCTCTCGAGCTGCTGCAAGACCGGGACGGGAAGCCGCTCTTGCAAAAAAGAGGATAGGCGTTGAAGCTCGGCTAGGTGGGATATATTAGGATGCTATGCCGGAGCTTCCCGAAGTTGAAACCATTCGACGCAGCCTGCTCTTCCTCGAAGGGCGGAGCATCGCCTCTCTCTCCTTCTCGCGCCTCGCTCCCATCGAAACCACTCGGCCCGAGGCTTTGGTGAAAAACTTCCAGGGCCGCAAGCTTGGCAGGCTGGAAAGGCGCGGCAAATATCTCCTGATCGGCAATGAAGAAGACGCGGCCCTGGTGCTCCATCTCGGCATGAGCGGCCGACTGCAGTTTTTCGCCGCCGCTCCGGTTCGGGCCGACAAGCATGCCCACATGGTTTTCGAATTCAAGGACGGCTCGCAGCTGATCTACCAGGATCCTCGCCGCTTCGGCACTCTTTCGCTCAGCCTGCGCCGCGAGCGCGATGACAATGCCTTTCTCCGAAGACTGGGCCCCGATTTCCTCGCCGAGGATTGGAGCGCGGCCGATTTCGTCGCCCGCTGCCGGCGCCACCCGGGAATCGACCTGAAGGCCTTGACCCTTCATCAAGGAATCGCCGCCGGCTTGGGGAACATCTACGCCTGTGAAGCCCTTTACCGGGCGAGACTGAGCCCCCGCCGCCGGGTTCGCCGCACCAAGGACGCCGAGCTAGCCCGGCTCTGGGAGGCGGCCCGAGCCACCCTTCGATTGGGAATCGAAATGGGCGGCAGCAGCCTCCGCGATTACTTCGACGGCTTGGGCAATCGAGGCGTGATGAAGGAGTATCTCCAGGTTTACGATCGGGAAGGAATGAGAACTCTCGATGGAAAGGGGACGGTGCGGCGGATGGTGCAGCAGGGTCGTTCGACTTGGTATAGCCCCGAAGTGCAGCGCTAAATAAGAAGGGCAATCCCCCGGAAGGGATTGCCCTCCACCCTACTCGACACGCTCCTCACTCATGATGAGAAACCCCTAGATGGTATGCTATTTGATAATGTAAAAGTTAGGCCAAACTATGCTAATCGTAAAGATATTTTTTC
This genomic interval from bacterium contains the following:
- the mutM gene encoding bifunctional DNA-formamidopyrimidine glycosylase/DNA-(apurinic or apyrimidinic site) lyase; amino-acid sequence: MPELPEVETIRRSLLFLEGRSIASLSFSRLAPIETTRPEALVKNFQGRKLGRLERRGKYLLIGNEEDAALVLHLGMSGRLQFFAAAPVRADKHAHMVFEFKDGSQLIYQDPRRFGTLSLSLRRERDDNAFLRRLGPDFLAEDWSAADFVARCRRHPGIDLKALTLHQGIAAGLGNIYACEALYRARLSPRRRVRRTKDAELARLWEAARATLRLGIEMGGSSLRDYFDGLGNRGVMKEYLQVYDREGMRTLDGKGTVRRMVQQGRSTWYSPEVQR